A window of the Sphingomonas piscis genome harbors these coding sequences:
- the gpmA gene encoding 2,3-diphosphoglycerate-dependent phosphoglycerate mutase yields MPTLVLLRHGQSQWNLENRFTGWWDVDLTDLGVEEARAAGRLLTTRGLDFDCCFTSLQSRAIRTLNLVLEEMGRLWLPVTKDWRLNERHYGGLTGLNKQEMIDKVGAEQVKIWRRSFDIPPPPLESGSQFDVAQDRRYAGLPVPNTESLKDTIARALPYFQAEIAPALKAGKRVIVAAHGNSLRALEKHLSNIGDDEIVGLEIPTGQPIVYELGDDLSVKDRYYLSERA; encoded by the coding sequence ATGCCCACGCTTGTCCTGCTCCGCCACGGCCAGTCGCAGTGGAACCTTGAGAATCGCTTCACTGGCTGGTGGGACGTCGACCTTACCGATCTCGGCGTGGAGGAAGCGCGCGCCGCCGGCCGGCTGCTCACGACCAGGGGCCTCGACTTCGATTGCTGCTTCACCTCGCTCCAAAGCCGCGCAATCCGCACGCTCAACCTGGTTCTGGAGGAGATGGGCCGGCTGTGGCTTCCCGTCACCAAGGACTGGCGCCTCAACGAGCGCCACTATGGCGGGCTGACCGGCCTCAACAAGCAGGAGATGATCGACAAGGTCGGGGCCGAACAGGTCAAGATCTGGCGGCGCTCGTTCGACATCCCGCCCCCACCGCTCGAAAGCGGAAGCCAGTTCGATGTCGCGCAGGATCGCCGCTACGCCGGCTTGCCGGTCCCGAATACCGAAAGCCTCAAGGACACGATCGCCCGCGCGCTTCCCTATTTTCAGGCGGAGATCGCGCCGGCGCTGAAGGCCGGCAAGCGCGTGATCGTCGCCGCCCACGGCAACTCGCTGCGTGCGTTGGAGAAGCACCTCTCCAACATTGGCGATGACGAGATTGTCGGGCTGGAAATCCCGACCGGACAGCCGATCGTCTACGAGCTCGGCGACGACCTGTCCGTCAAGGACCGCTATTATCTGTCCGAGCGCGCTTAG
- a CDS encoding 5-(carboxyamino)imidazole ribonucleotide synthase, whose product MIDPGGTIGIIGGGQLGRMLSIAAAQLGYRTHIFAPEASLPAGDVAAAVTRANYDDEAALRAFADQVDVATYEFENLPAASLAALGAKLMPGTASLEIAQDRGVEKSFLEKQGARVAAWRMIDSEEDVIAAEQALGLPLVLKSRRLGYDGKGQAWVREPGSGIAGWDSIDRQPAVAEAAVGFDAEFSIIVARSQFGDTASWDAPHNHHDGGILRRSSVPPPASILDQAAAATAIARTIAEALNHVGVLTTEFFATADGPIVNEIAPRVHNSGHWTIEGAATSQFEQHIRAICGLPLGSTERRALRVTMDNLIGDDVLRWPDLIAEPGASVHLYGKGEPRPGRKMGHVTRLTAA is encoded by the coding sequence ATGATCGATCCGGGCGGCACCATCGGCATCATTGGCGGCGGCCAGCTTGGCCGAATGCTGAGCATCGCCGCCGCCCAGCTCGGCTACCGCACCCACATCTTCGCGCCCGAAGCGAGCCTGCCCGCAGGCGATGTCGCCGCCGCGGTCACCCGTGCGAACTATGACGACGAAGCGGCGCTGCGCGCCTTCGCCGACCAGGTCGACGTCGCCACCTACGAGTTTGAAAATCTCCCCGCCGCGTCGCTCGCGGCGCTCGGCGCCAAGCTGATGCCGGGCACCGCTTCCCTGGAGATCGCGCAGGATCGCGGCGTCGAAAAAAGCTTCCTTGAAAAGCAGGGCGCCCGCGTCGCCGCCTGGCGGATGATCGACAGCGAGGAGGACGTCATCGCCGCCGAGCAGGCGCTCGGCCTGCCTTTGGTGCTCAAGAGCCGGCGTCTCGGCTATGACGGCAAGGGCCAGGCCTGGGTGCGCGAACCGGGCAGCGGGATTGCCGGCTGGGACAGCATCGACCGCCAGCCCGCGGTGGCCGAAGCAGCTGTCGGCTTCGACGCCGAATTCTCGATCATCGTCGCCCGATCGCAGTTCGGCGACACAGCCTCCTGGGACGCGCCGCACAATCATCACGACGGCGGCATCCTTCGCCGGTCGAGCGTGCCCCCACCCGCGTCGATCCTGGACCAGGCAGCGGCAGCGACGGCCATCGCCCGCACCATCGCCGAGGCCCTGAACCATGTCGGCGTCCTTACCACCGAGTTCTTCGCGACAGCCGACGGCCCGATCGTCAACGAGATCGCGCCGCGCGTCCACAACAGCGGTCACTGGACCATCGAAGGCGCCGCGACCTCCCAGTTCGAACAGCACATCCGCGCCATCTGCGGTCTCCCGCTCGGATCCACCGAGCGCCGCGCTTTGCGCGTGACGATGGACAACCTCATCGGCGACGACGTGCTGCGCTGGCCCGACTTGATTGCCGAGCCGGGTGCGTCCGTTCACTTATATGGAAAAGGCGAGCCACGCCCCGGCCGTAAGATGGGCCACGTTACAAGGCTGACCGCCGCTTAA
- the ykgO gene encoding type B 50S ribosomal protein L36 yields the protein MKIRNSLKSLKARHRDCRVIRRRGRTYVINKTNRRFKARQG from the coding sequence ATGAAGATTCGCAATTCCCTGAAGTCGCTTAAGGCGCGTCATCGTGACTGCCGCGTGATCCGCCGCCGCGGCCGCACCTACGTCATTAACAAGACGAATCGCCGCTTTAAGGCTCGCCAGGGCTAG
- the galE gene encoding UDP-glucose 4-epimerase GalE encodes MTDKPPVLVTGGAGYIGSHAVLALKDAGWSVSVIDNLSNGSRDVVPEGVAFYEGDIADRALVRRIFQEQGIKAIMHFAGSIVVPESVEKPLEYYRNNTVATHALISEAVENGLEHILFSSTAATYGAPERVPIEEDDPQLPINPYGQSKLMTEHMLRDASAALPFNYGALRYFNVAGADPEGRSGQIGKGSTHLIKVAVEAAVGKRPHVSVFGTDYPTPDGTCIRDYVHVSDLADAHVVALEYLIANPETNLTANCGYGQGLSVLQVLDAVDKVNGTPLKRDMGPRRAGDPPLLVSSNRRLVETVNWTPRFADIETIVTHALAWERKLQTRNRPFE; translated from the coding sequence ATGACTGACAAGCCCCCCGTCCTTGTTACCGGCGGCGCCGGTTATATCGGCAGCCATGCGGTGCTTGCGCTCAAGGACGCCGGTTGGTCCGTGTCCGTCATCGACAATCTGTCCAACGGCAGCCGCGATGTCGTGCCCGAAGGCGTTGCCTTCTACGAAGGCGACATTGCCGACCGCGCGCTGGTCCGGCGAATATTCCAGGAGCAGGGCATAAAGGCGATCATGCATTTCGCCGGGTCGATTGTCGTTCCGGAATCGGTCGAAAAGCCGCTGGAATATTACCGCAACAACACGGTCGCGACCCACGCGCTGATCAGCGAGGCGGTGGAGAACGGCCTGGAGCACATCCTCTTCTCGTCGACAGCCGCAACCTACGGCGCGCCCGAGCGGGTACCGATCGAGGAGGACGATCCCCAATTGCCGATCAATCCCTACGGCCAGTCGAAGCTGATGACCGAGCATATGCTTCGCGATGCATCGGCGGCGCTGCCGTTCAACTATGGCGCGCTTCGCTACTTCAATGTCGCCGGCGCCGACCCGGAGGGCCGATCGGGCCAGATCGGTAAGGGGTCGACCCACCTGATCAAGGTCGCGGTCGAAGCAGCCGTGGGCAAGCGTCCGCACGTCTCCGTGTTCGGCACCGATTATCCGACGCCGGACGGCACCTGCATCCGCGACTATGTCCACGTCAGCGACCTTGCCGACGCCCATGTGGTCGCACTGGAATATCTGATCGCAAACCCGGAGACCAACCTGACCGCCAATTGCGGCTATGGCCAAGGCTTGTCGGTGCTGCAGGTGCTGGACGCGGTCGACAAGGTCAATGGCACGCCGCTGAAGCGCGACATGGGACCGCGCCGCGCCGGCGATCCGCCTTTGCTCGTCTCCTCCAACCGCCGTCTCGTCGAAACGGTCAACTGGACTCCCCGCTTTGCCGATATCGAGACGATCGTGACCCATGCGCTCGCATGGGAGAGGAAACTCCAGACACGGAACCGGCCTTTCGAATGA
- a CDS encoding M20/M25/M40 family metallo-hydrolase, which produces MDANIRPSVRQAKRNAEAQLVFAGRGITDSALGINDYAGLDARGKIVVVLAGAPKGLASDVASHLRGSKEEAALNAGAIGLIELPVPGTQSSRPLRLTAKAPRVDLVPKPGSRAYRRVDLELAVSKAIGARLFAGSGHSVDELTKLAQKGERLPTFNLTGSLAIEAESKWEDFSSPQVIGKLAGADQRLSAEHIVLMGHLDHIGIEADPKPGQDRINNGALDNASGIATMLEAARHFTTSGTPPKRSLMFVANTGEEKGLLGADYFSENPTVPASSIVGLVNLDMPLLLYPFSDVIAFGAEHSTIASIAATAAASMNVKIAPDPMPGEGLFVRSDHYRFVERGVPSIFLMTGYASGGEAQWKKFLSTNYHKPSDDLKQGIDWIAAARFADLNYRIARALADAPQRPLWYSGSYFGNRFAPTQPKAPR; this is translated from the coding sequence GTGGACGCCAACATTCGCCCAAGCGTTCGTCAGGCAAAGCGTAATGCGGAGGCGCAGCTGGTGTTCGCCGGCCGCGGAATCACCGATTCTGCGCTGGGCATCAACGATTATGCGGGCCTCGATGCCCGAGGAAAGATCGTGGTGGTCCTGGCCGGCGCGCCCAAGGGGCTCGCCTCCGACGTTGCATCCCATTTGCGCGGCTCAAAGGAAGAGGCCGCTCTGAATGCCGGCGCGATCGGCCTGATCGAGCTGCCCGTCCCGGGCACTCAGTCTTCGCGGCCACTGCGGCTCACCGCCAAGGCGCCACGCGTCGACCTCGTTCCGAAGCCGGGCAGCCGAGCCTATCGCCGCGTAGACCTGGAACTGGCGGTATCGAAGGCGATCGGCGCGCGGCTGTTCGCCGGTTCCGGCCACAGCGTCGATGAACTGACGAAGCTTGCCCAGAAGGGTGAGCGGCTCCCGACGTTCAATCTGACCGGCAGCCTGGCGATCGAGGCGGAGAGCAAGTGGGAAGATTTCTCCAGCCCGCAGGTGATCGGAAAATTGGCTGGTGCCGACCAACGGCTGTCTGCCGAGCATATCGTGCTGATGGGCCACCTCGACCACATCGGCATCGAGGCGGACCCCAAGCCGGGTCAGGACCGGATCAACAATGGCGCCCTGGACAATGCGTCGGGTATCGCCACGATGCTTGAAGCCGCGCGTCACTTCACGACCTCCGGAACGCCGCCGAAGCGCTCGCTCATGTTCGTCGCCAACACGGGCGAGGAAAAGGGGCTGCTCGGCGCCGATTATTTCTCCGAAAATCCGACGGTGCCGGCGAGCAGCATCGTGGGCCTGGTCAACCTCGACATGCCGTTGCTGTTATACCCGTTCAGCGACGTGATTGCGTTTGGGGCCGAACATTCCACCATTGCCAGCATCGCCGCGACCGCGGCCGCGTCCATGAACGTGAAGATCGCGCCCGACCCGATGCCGGGCGAAGGGCTGTTCGTCCGGTCCGACCATTATCGTTTCGTCGAGCGTGGAGTCCCGTCCATCTTCCTGATGACGGGCTATGCCAGCGGCGGCGAGGCGCAGTGGAAGAAGTTCCTGTCGACCAACTACCACAAGCCGAGCGACGATCTGAAGCAGGGCATCGACTGGATCGCGGCGGCGCGGTTCGCGGATCTGAACTACCGAATCGCCCGCGCGCTGGCGGACGCACCGCAGCGCCCGCTGTGGTATTCGGGCAGCTACTTCGGCAATCGCTTCGCACCAACGCAGCCCAAGGCGCCTCGCTGA
- a CDS encoding M14 family metallopeptidase — protein sequence MPISISSSFDAGNIRVTALREDGADLEIVQDKDSDFYQWFYFRLSGAAGKALTLRITNSAGSAYPNGWPDYRACISYDREQWVRVEQTSYADGVLTIRLTPPTDLVWVAYFAPFSMERHNDLVTSVASLEGVRYRSLGQTLDGQEMDCLEFGEGPLQVWLYARQHPGESMAEWWMEGALEKLTDEDDPVTRVLRRECTFHVIPNMNPDGSRRGHLRTNAVGVNLNREWHAPSAERSPEVLCVRDAMDETGVDFAMDVHGDEAIPANFLAGFEGIPSLTDRQTVLFKEFSDALERISPDFQTAQGYEVAAPGEANMSMSTTQLAERYGCVSMTLEMPFKDNVDLPDPVYGWSPERSRHLARACIDALHAILPQLKEGR from the coding sequence ATGCCCATCAGCATCTCCAGTTCGTTTGACGCCGGCAACATCCGCGTCACTGCCCTTCGTGAGGACGGCGCCGATCTCGAGATCGTGCAGGACAAGGATTCGGACTTCTACCAGTGGTTCTATTTCCGGCTGTCCGGCGCCGCCGGGAAGGCATTGACTCTGCGCATCACGAATAGCGCGGGCTCGGCCTACCCGAACGGCTGGCCCGACTACCGCGCCTGCATCTCCTACGACCGGGAGCAATGGGTTCGGGTGGAGCAGACGAGCTATGCGGACGGCGTGCTCACCATTCGTCTAACACCGCCGACCGACCTCGTCTGGGTCGCATATTTCGCACCTTTTTCGATGGAGCGGCACAACGACCTGGTTACCTCGGTCGCGTCGCTGGAGGGTGTCCGCTACCGCTCGCTCGGGCAGACGCTGGACGGCCAGGAAATGGACTGTCTGGAGTTCGGCGAGGGACCGCTGCAGGTCTGGCTCTACGCCCGTCAGCATCCGGGCGAGTCCATGGCCGAATGGTGGATGGAAGGCGCGCTCGAAAAGCTGACGGACGAGGACGATCCCGTCACCCGTGTGCTTCGCCGCGAATGCACCTTCCACGTCATTCCCAACATGAACCCGGACGGCTCCCGCCGTGGGCACCTGCGCACCAATGCCGTCGGCGTGAACCTCAACCGCGAATGGCATGCGCCGTCGGCGGAACGCAGCCCCGAAGTGCTGTGCGTCCGCGATGCGATGGACGAAACAGGCGTCGACTTCGCGATGGACGTCCACGGCGACGAGGCGATCCCCGCCAACTTCCTTGCAGGGTTTGAAGGCATTCCCTCGCTGACGGACCGCCAGACCGTCCTGTTCAAGGAGTTCAGCGACGCGCTGGAGCGCATCTCGCCCGACTTCCAGACAGCGCAGGGCTATGAGGTCGCCGCACCGGGCGAGGCGAACATGTCCATGTCCACCACCCAGCTCGCCGAACGCTACGGCTGCGTGTCGATGACGCTCGAAATGCCGTTCAAGGACAATGTCGACCTGCCCGACCCCGTCTACGGCTGGTCGCCGGAGCGGTCCCGCCACCTCGCGCGCGCCTGCATCGACGCGCTGCACGCCATCTTGCCTCAGCTGAAGGAAGGCCGCTGA
- the purE gene encoding 5-(carboxyamino)imidazole ribonucleotide mutase, whose translation MSGAPLVGIIMGSRSDWETMRHAADMLDKLGVPHETRVVSAHRTPERLYDYARSAKERGLKVIVAGAGGAAHLPGMAASMTSLPVLGVPVESQALKGMDSLLSIAQMPAGIPVGTLAIGKAGAANAGLLAAAILATADEALAARLDAFRDEQTRSVAEQPE comes from the coding sequence ATGTCGGGCGCGCCGTTGGTCGGGATCATCATGGGCAGCCGCTCCGATTGGGAGACGATGCGCCACGCCGCCGACATGCTCGACAAGCTTGGCGTGCCTCATGAAACGCGCGTCGTCTCCGCGCATCGGACCCCCGAACGGCTCTACGATTATGCGCGCTCCGCCAAGGAGCGTGGTCTCAAGGTGATCGTCGCCGGCGCCGGGGGTGCCGCCCACCTGCCGGGCATGGCCGCGTCCATGACCAGCCTGCCCGTGCTCGGCGTTCCGGTCGAAAGCCAGGCGCTCAAGGGCATGGACAGCCTGCTGTCGATCGCCCAGATGCCCGCCGGCATTCCGGTCGGCACGCTGGCGATCGGCAAGGCCGGTGCCGCCAATGCCGGCCTCCTCGCCGCCGCCATCCTCGCCACCGCCGATGAAGCGCTCGCAGCCCGCCTCGACGCCTTCCGCGACGAGCAAACCCGCTCCGTGGCCGAACAGCCCGAATGA
- a CDS encoding GGDEF domain-containing protein produces MSEQGSDSLASGSGMMAEVERLRAQVAQLEERVAHLDRMAHEDVLVPLPNRRGFMRHLGRLIDRVRRYEDSAALLFVDIDGLKLINDSFGHQVGDEALIKVSELLQDGVRGSDCVARIGGDEFAVLLEHADEAAARETADRLADMVATCEFRRGGKALPLSIAIGVAVIDGDEDAEAVIARADAEMYEAKEAA; encoded by the coding sequence ATGAGCGAACAGGGATCAGATTCGCTAGCGAGCGGTTCCGGCATGATGGCCGAGGTGGAACGGTTGCGCGCCCAAGTTGCGCAGCTGGAGGAGCGCGTCGCGCACCTCGACCGGATGGCGCACGAGGATGTGCTGGTGCCGCTGCCTAACCGCCGTGGCTTCATGCGGCACCTCGGCCGGCTGATCGACCGGGTGCGGCGCTATGAGGACAGCGCCGCTTTGTTGTTCGTCGACATCGATGGGCTGAAATTGATCAACGACAGCTTCGGCCATCAGGTCGGGGACGAGGCGCTGATCAAGGTGTCCGAATTGCTTCAGGACGGAGTGCGCGGCAGCGACTGCGTGGCGCGCATTGGCGGCGATGAGTTTGCAGTGCTGCTCGAGCATGCCGATGAAGCAGCGGCGCGCGAAACGGCCGACCGGCTGGCCGACATGGTCGCCACCTGCGAGTTCCGGCGCGGCGGCAAGGCGTTACCGCTGAGCATTGCCATCGGGGTGGCGGTGATCGACGGCGACGAGGATGCCGAGGCGGTGATCGCCCGCGCAGACGCCGAAATGTACGAGGCTAAAGAAGCGGCCTAA